ACGCGATCATCCAGCATGGCACCATGACCATGACCCGCCGCAGCGTGCTTGAGGAGCTTGGCTGGGCCGACTGGTGCATCTGCGAAGACGCCGAGCTGGGCCTGCGCGTGTTCGAGAAAGGCCTGTCGGCCGCCTATGCCCACAACAGCTACGGCAAGGGCCTGATGCCGGACACCTTCATCGACTTCAAGAAGCAGCGTTTCCGCTGGGCCTATGGCGCGATCCAGATCATCAAGCACCATGCTGCCGCCCTGCTGCGTGGCAAAGGCAGCGAGCTGACCCGAGGCCAGCGCTATCACTTCCTGGCCGGGTGGCTGCCGTGGATCGCCGACGGCATGAACATCTTCTTCACGGTCGGTGCGCTGCTGTGGTCGGCGGCGATGATCATCGTGCCGCACCGGGTCGACCCGCCGCTGATGATCTTTGCCATTCCGCCACTGGCATTGTTCTTCTTCAAGGTCGGCAAGATCGTGTTCCTGTACCGCCGGGCGGTTGGGGTCAACCTCAAGGATGCCTTCGCCGCAGCGTTGGCGGGGCTGGCGCTGTCGCACACCATTGCCAAGGCGGTGCTGTACGGGTTCTTCACCAGCAGCATGCCGTTCATTCGCACCCCCAAGCATGCCGACAGCCACGGGTTGTTGAAGGCGATTGCCGAAGCGCGGGAGGAATTGTTCATCATGCTGCTGCTGTGGGGCGCGGCGGCAGGGATTTACCTGGTGCAGGGGTTGCCGAGCAATGACATGCGCTTTTGGGTGGCGATGCTGCTGGTGCAATCGCTGCCTTATGTGGCGGCGTTGGTGATGGCATTCTTGTCGTCGCTGCCAAAGCCGGTGGAAAAGGCTGCTGAGCCGCAGCGGGCTTGAATTTGGCGGCGCGTTGCGCCCCTATCGCGACACAAGGCCGCTCCCACAGGGGCACTCACTCCCCTGTGGGAGCGGCCTTGTGTCGCGATAGGGCTGCAAAGCAGCCCCATCGGCCCCTCCGTTTGATATAAGATAACGGCCCTCAGTTTTCCGCCTCGCCTTGCCCCCGGAGTCCCCCCATGACGGCCCCAGCCGAGCTCTCGCCTACCCTTCAACTGGCCTGCGACCTGATCCGTCGCCCCTCGGTCACCCCTGTCGATGCCGACTGCCAGGCACAAATGATGAATCGCCTGGGCGCCGTGGGCTTCCAGCTCGAACCGATGCGCATCGAAGACGTCGACAATTTCTGGGCCACCCACGGCACCCAGAGCGGCCCGGTGCTGTGCTTTGCCGGCCACACCGACGTAGTGCCCACCGGCCCGGTGCAGCAATGGCAGCACGAACCGTTCGAAGCGCTGATCGATGCCGATGGCATGCTGTGCGGCCGCGGCGCCGCCGACATGAAAGGCAGCCTGGCGTCCATGGTGATCGCCAGCGAGCGCTTCGTGCAGGACTACCCGAATCACCGTGGCAAGGTCGCGTTCCTGATCACCAGCGACGAAGAGGGCCCGGCCCACCATGGCACCAAGGCTGTTGTAGAGCGCCTTAAAGCCCGTAACGAGCGCCTGGACTGGTGCATCGTCGGCGAACCTTCCAGCACCACCCTGCTCGGCGACGTGGTCAAGAACGGCCGCCGCGGCTCGCTCGGTGCCAAACTGACCGTGCGCGGCAAACAGGGCCACGTGGCCTACCCGCACCTGGCACGCAACCCGATCCACCTGGCCGCGCCGGCGCTGGCCGAACTGGCTGCCGAACACTGGGACGAAGGCAACGCGTTCTTCCCGCCGACCAGCTTCCAGATCTCCAACCTCAACTCCGGCACCGGCGCCACCAACGTGGTCCCGGGCGACCTGGTTGCGTTGTTCAACTTCCGCTTCTCCACCGAGTCGACCGTAGAAGGCCTGCAGGCGCGGGTGTCGGCGATCCTCGACAAACATGAACTGGACTGGTCGATCGACTGGGCGCTGTCGGGCCTGCCGTTCCTTACCGAGCCGGGCGAACTGCTCGACGCCGTGGCAGCCAGCATCAAGGGCGTTACCGGTCGCGAAACCCAGCCGTCCACCAGCGGCGGCACATCCGACGGGCGCTTCATTGCCACCATGGGCACCCAGGTGGTCGAACTCGGCCCGGTCAACGCCACCATCCACCAGGTGGACGAGCGGATTCTGGCCAGCGACCTCGACCTGCTGACCGAAATCTACTATCAAACCCTGGTGCGGTTGCTCGCCTGATGCTTGCCTGCCCTCTCTGCCAGGCCGCCCTGACGCGGCTCGACAACGGCGTGGTGTGCCCGGCAGGCCACCGCTTCGACCGCGCCCGCCAGGGTTACCTGAACCTGCTGCCGGTACAGCACAAAAACAGCCGTGACCCTGGCGACAACCAGGCGATGGTCGAAGCCCGTCGTGATTTTCTCGACGCTGGCCATTACGCCCCGGTGGCTCGCCGCCTGGCCGAGCTTGCCGCCGAGCGCAAGCCCGGCGCCTGGCTCGACATCGGCTGCGGCGAAGGCTATTACACCGCGCAAATCGCCCAGGCCTTGCCCCACGCCGAAGGCTTCGCCCTGGATATCTCGCGCGAAGCGGTGAAACGTGCCTGCCGTCGCGAGCCGTCAGTCACCTGGATGGTCGCCAGCATGGCCCGCGTGCCGCTGGCCGACGCCAGCTGCCAGTTCATCGCCAGCGTCTTCAGCCCGCTGGACTGGGCCGAGGCCAAGCGCCTGCTCAGCCCCGGCGGTGGGCTGATGCGGGTAGGCCCGACCAGCGGCCACCTGATGGAGCTGCGCGAAGTGCTTTACGATGAAGTGCGCCCGTACGCCGACGACAAGCACCTTGCCTTGGTGCCTGAAGGCATGGCCCACGCCCACAGCGAAGTCCTGGAGTTTCGCCTGAGCCTGGCCGACCCCAAGGCCCGCGCCGACCTGCTGGCCATGACCCCGCACGGCTGGCGTGCCAGCGCCGAGAAGCGCGCGCGGGTGATCGACCAGCCCGAGCCGTTCGAGGTCACCGTTTCCATGCGTTATGACTATTTCGTGCGCCAAGACTGAGCATTCCGGAGCCCTTATGCGCCAACCTGATATCGAGATTTACCTGAAGGACGCCGACGTCGACCACAAGCAGATTGCCGACTGGCTCGCCCAGGCGATCGGCCCGTGCAGCGAGTGGAAGCAGAAAGGCCAGACATTCAAATGCCAGGCCGGTAACATTCCGGTGACGTGGTTACCCAAAGCTGTAGGGAAATGGAACAGCCTGTACCTGGAAAGCGACCAGACCCCATGGGCCGATGACGTTGCCTGCGCCCGCGCCGCATTTGCCGCGCTGAACGTCGAAGTGCGTTGCGCGCCGGGTGGCTGGGTGGAGGAAGACGGTGAGGAAGATGCCGACCGTTGGGTGCGCATCAGCGCCGACGGTGAAGAAGAAATCACCTGGCGCACCAGCTGAAACACGAATGCTTCAGGCTGCAAGTCACACGGTCAACTTGCAGCTTGAGGCTTACCACATGAGGCTCAGAGCCCGACTACGTCCTCGGCTTGCAGGCCTTTCTGGCCCTGCACGCAGGCGTATTCCACCCGCTGCCCTTCGACCAGGGTACGATGCCCCTCACCGCGGATCGCCCGATAGTGGACGAAAACATCCGCACCACCTTCGCGCTGAATGAAGCCATAGCCCTTGGCATCGTTGAACCACTTTACATTCCCAGTCTCACGAGACGACATCTGAACTACTCCGGATTTTTATTGTGAAGATCGCCTTGTAGGCACAGGTTCACTCCCATGCCGACGCCGCTTGCCGAAATATCCTGCAAGTGGCAGGCCGAGTATATGACACAGAACAAAAAAAATTCATGACGGTCGTGGTTATTACCGTATTTTGCTGAACTTACGCAGATACGGCAGACTAAATGACTGCTATATCACTGAAAATCCTGTCCAGGGCACAACCCTCATGATCCGTTCCCCCCTGCGCCGCATGATCTTCGGCGCCCTGCGCCGCTTGATGTACGTGTGGGTGCGCTCCGAAACCATCAATCAGTCGTCGTTGAGCCTGAAGCTCGACCGCAGCCGCCCGGTGTTCTATGCCCTGCCCTCGCCGTCGCTCACCGACCTGGCCGTGATCGACCGCGAATGCACCAAGGCGGGGCTGCCGCGCCCGGTGTTGCCCGTGGCCGTGGGTGCGTTGCACGAACCTGCCGCGTTCTTCTACCTCACACCCGACCCGGACTGGCTCGGCCGCCAGGACAAGCGCGGCGCACCGCCCACACTGGAGCGCCTGGTCGCGGCGATCAGCCAGCATGCCGAAGAAGACGCCCAGATCATCCCGGTCAGCGTTTTCTGGGGCCAGACCCCGGCCAGTGAATCGAGCCCCTGGAAACTGCTGTTTGCCGACAGCTGGGCAGTGACCGGGCGTTTGCGCCGTTTGCTGACCGTACTGGTATTGGGGCGCAAAACCCGCGTGCAGTTCTCTGCGCCAATTCACCTGCGCGAGCTGGTGCAGCACAACAAGGGCCATGAGCGCACCGTACGCATGGCGCAACGCCTGATGCGCGTTCACTTTCGCAACCTCAAGACCGCCGTCATCGGCCCGGACATCTCCCACCGGCGCAACCTGGTCAAAGGGCTGGTCCACGCCCCGATGGTACGCCAGGCCATCGCCGAGGAAGCGCAACGGGAGAACATCCCCCAATCCAAGGCCGAAGCGCAGGCGCTGCGGTACGGCAACGAGATCGCCTCGGACTACACCTACACCGCCATCCGCTTCCTTGAAGTGGTGCTGAGCTGGTTCTGGAACAAGATCTACGACGGCATCAAGGTCAACCACATCGAGCAGGTGCAGGGCATCGCCCCGGGCCACGAAGTGATCTATGTGCCCTGCCACCGCAGCCATATCGACTACTTGCTGCTGTCGTACCTGCTGTTCCGCAATGGCCTCACCCCGCCGCACATCGCCGCTGGCATCAACCTGAACATGCCGGTGATCGGAGGCTTGCTGCGCCGTGGCGGCGCCTTCTTCATGCGCCGCACGTTCAAGGGCAACCCGTTGTACACCGCTGTGTTCAACGAGTACCTGCATACCCTCTTCACCAAAGGCTTCCCGGTGGAGTACTTCGTCGAAGGCGGGCGTTCGCGCACCGGGCGCATGTTGCAGCCACGCACCGGCATGCTGGCGATCACCTTGCGCAGCTTCCTGCGCTCTTCGCGCACACCGATCGTGTTCGTGCCCGTGTATATCGGTTATGAGCGGGTGCTGGAAGGCCGCACCTACCTGGGCGAATTGCGCGGGGCCAGCAAGAAGAAGGAGTCGATTTTCGACATCTTCAAGGTCATCGGTGCGCTGAAACAGCGCTTTGGCCAGGTCTACGTCAACTTCGGCGAGCCTATCCGTTTGGCCGGTTTCCTGGACGAACAGCAACCCGGCTGGCGCGAACAGCAGCTCGGCCCGCAGTTCCGCCCAGCCTGGCTCAACGATACCACTACCCGCCTGGGCGAAACCGTGGCCCGTCGCCTGAACGAGGCAGCAGCGGTGAACCCGGTCAACCTGGTGGCATTGGCCCTGCTCTCCACCAGCC
The genomic region above belongs to Pseudomonas sp. PSKL.D1 and contains:
- the dapE gene encoding succinyl-diaminopimelate desuccinylase; the encoded protein is MTAPAELSPTLQLACDLIRRPSVTPVDADCQAQMMNRLGAVGFQLEPMRIEDVDNFWATHGTQSGPVLCFAGHTDVVPTGPVQQWQHEPFEALIDADGMLCGRGAADMKGSLASMVIASERFVQDYPNHRGKVAFLITSDEEGPAHHGTKAVVERLKARNERLDWCIVGEPSSTTLLGDVVKNGRRGSLGAKLTVRGKQGHVAYPHLARNPIHLAAPALAELAAEHWDEGNAFFPPTSFQISNLNSGTGATNVVPGDLVALFNFRFSTESTVEGLQARVSAILDKHELDWSIDWALSGLPFLTEPGELLDAVAASIKGVTGRETQPSTSGGTSDGRFIATMGTQVVELGPVNATIHQVDERILASDLDLLTEIYYQTLVRLLA
- a CDS encoding putative RNA methyltransferase, producing the protein MLACPLCQAALTRLDNGVVCPAGHRFDRARQGYLNLLPVQHKNSRDPGDNQAMVEARRDFLDAGHYAPVARRLAELAAERKPGAWLDIGCGEGYYTAQIAQALPHAEGFALDISREAVKRACRREPSVTWMVASMARVPLADASCQFIASVFSPLDWAEAKRLLSPGGGLMRVGPTSGHLMELREVLYDEVRPYADDKHLALVPEGMAHAHSEVLEFRLSLADPKARADLLAMTPHGWRASAEKRARVIDQPEPFEVTVSMRYDYFVRQD
- a CDS encoding cold-shock protein, encoding MSSRETGNVKWFNDAKGYGFIQREGGADVFVHYRAIRGEGHRTLVEGQRVEYACVQGQKGLQAEDVVGL
- the plsB gene encoding glycerol-3-phosphate 1-O-acyltransferase PlsB, encoding MIRSPLRRMIFGALRRLMYVWVRSETINQSSLSLKLDRSRPVFYALPSPSLTDLAVIDRECTKAGLPRPVLPVAVGALHEPAAFFYLTPDPDWLGRQDKRGAPPTLERLVAAISQHAEEDAQIIPVSVFWGQTPASESSPWKLLFADSWAVTGRLRRLLTVLVLGRKTRVQFSAPIHLRELVQHNKGHERTVRMAQRLMRVHFRNLKTAVIGPDISHRRNLVKGLVHAPMVRQAIAEEAQRENIPQSKAEAQALRYGNEIASDYTYTAIRFLEVVLSWFWNKIYDGIKVNHIEQVQGIAPGHEVIYVPCHRSHIDYLLLSYLLFRNGLTPPHIAAGINLNMPVIGGLLRRGGAFFMRRTFKGNPLYTAVFNEYLHTLFTKGFPVEYFVEGGRSRTGRMLQPRTGMLAITLRSFLRSSRTPIVFVPVYIGYERVLEGRTYLGELRGASKKKESIFDIFKVIGALKQRFGQVYVNFGEPIRLAGFLDEQQPGWREQQLGPQFRPAWLNDTTTRLGETVARRLNEAAAVNPVNLVALALLSTSRLALDERALTRVLDLYLALLRQVPYSEHTTLPEGDGPALIEHVKGMALLAEQKDALGRILYLDEANAVLMTYYRNNVLHIFALPALLASFFLSSSRMSRELLGQYVHALYPYLQAELFLRWTPEQMDEVIDQWLAALVEQGLLRHENDLYLRPAPSSRQFVLLTLLARAITQTLQRFYMATSLLLNSGQHTLTAEELEDLCVMMAQRLSILHGLNAPEFFDKTLFRHFIQTLVEQGVLRPGSDGKLGYHDRLGELAEGVAKRVLSAELRLSIRQVALHREDSLATAAI